The Bacteroidota bacterium genome includes a window with the following:
- a CDS encoding ribonuclease Z: protein MDTSLGIRFVGTGGAFDVELGNSAAIVSMAEANYLVDCGHSVFPRLVQLGLVSKIDGILITHLHDDHVGSLSSLVLYHSLVLQKGRMKIYVPSADFQASLSALLSHSLGDPSLRIDFRPISEIEGVGFVDTFGKHVEWMQTYAYYFSDGKSSIVYSGDNGDVDFLMEKITQLGLPEPTVFHEVFFHFEIAAHAYYRHVMRWTDRYRVFGYHCDPQYAPADNTLPLVANHPEFLF, encoded by the coding sequence ATGGATACATCACTGGGAATTCGGTTTGTTGGTACGGGAGGCGCGTTTGACGTCGAATTGGGAAATTCCGCTGCCATCGTTTCCATGGCGGAAGCCAATTACCTTGTTGACTGCGGGCATTCAGTGTTTCCGAGATTGGTCCAATTGGGACTTGTCTCCAAAATTGACGGCATTTTGATCACGCATTTGCACGACGACCATGTTGGCAGCCTCTCAAGTTTGGTGCTATACCATTCTTTGGTGCTGCAAAAAGGGCGGATGAAAATTTATGTGCCTTCCGCGGATTTCCAAGCTTCGCTTTCGGCCTTGCTTTCGCATTCCTTGGGAGATCCATCGCTGCGCATTGATTTTCGACCCATTTCTGAGATCGAGGGAGTTGGTTTTGTCGACACCTTCGGGAAGCACGTCGAATGGATGCAGACCTACGCTTATTATTTCTCGGACGGAAAAAGCAGCATTGTCTATTCAGGGGACAATGGTGATGTAGATTTCTTGATGGAGAAAATCACCCAACTTGGATTGCCCGAACCTACGGTTTTCCACGAGGTATTTTTCCATTTTGAAATCGCAGCCCATGCCTACTACCGTCATGTGATGCGATGGACTGACCGCTATCGCGTCTTTGGCTACCATTGCGACCCTCAATATGCACCGGCGGACAATACGCTCCCCTTGGTTGCAAATCATCCGGAGTTTCTTTTTTAG
- a CDS encoding PAS domain S-box protein: MESNTLQDKYLQFIRAMRFDLGLYRALAIFAATSLPLFRGMLPAEGNDPIWVRLLLGGIILTIFLSTFVSGFVRKKIAYFGHFVIYSVTGWATWLVWLNGFANPYLINFFVVLLFAGINFKRLSAWWPYALTLLGLGTLACLLPHPNGINLWGYLPMLAFNLLVSAVATSFRITIQSELNRQKHLVSSIFESSPDAIFMANSETLEVTDSNQNARLMFGLTGLNNKAQLHVHLTTWLQTYLADRDSTERLGRGTGTIPTLDKRTIVGEIVITEVRSSQGNQLLVAISDITDKQAIAKRLQLSDDILQKVDHIVLVCDADSNVVYATPSVRTMLGYDPREVLGQGWWNIKKKNGADPAEDKNYIRDFVTGQVPAKKDLYESRHIDAHGKEQFILWKDSLTANGLIMGVGMLNTKNHRDEVVRKVVFSIAEGSSKAQNPSEFYQFIHHEIRRIIDTPNFYVAVYDSENDEVSFPYYSDAEDSVVVARVSRKRKAGNGLTEYGIKRRKAVLLVKDDILDLQVRGQVSVAGSIPEVWLGVPLIHDDQVVGLITIQDYERSDAYSQEDLTIVTFIANQVAQFVAKLQADEALRMSEERFRSIYDQAAVGIAQLTPEGKFLQVNQKMEEIFGYSAEELSLMVPADFTHPDDVDLGREELIDVLDGKRDSYTKEKRYRHKSGAPVYALLNVSAYRENGEPIFIISVYEDITEKKRAQGETELLLRLSSGLNTAESMNDAVAITLEELAGFDDWGYATAYWLDQAGNYQLCSEKIAEDETLAQLSVHERFDTDALKQMTLSGKILWHDDPELQTFKEVTALAKELAVNTVAFLPIVHQGKAIVVIWLMSREGTFDRRSLEKIAGAVRSQLLAVHFRKMAEAARIESENRYRAITQAAFEGIAIYQNGRILDANAAFAKIFSFEQEDLIQMELADLIYAESPEETVTEIDRGDKSGVEFMGRKKGGESIHLEALSRSDTWQGQPARILAIRDITSQKLMEEARESARLDARFKAYIQNSSEIIKIIEPDGRIAYCSPSYAKIFGIEAESVVGMNNRELVAAEDHAAFETALEEVLRSPLHSLQLQIRAPHQDGHDRILQVTLTNLMDDPMVKGILISEGDITHVIEAQNSMRESEARFKLLFERSPDAIFVESEHGQILDLNEAACQLHEMTREELLGQFVADLAAPGERETVLATFPDLMSGKINYLEGLTYTKTGKVVGIEIRCNVINFQNRPALLLLVRDISERKKAESLLKESEERFRALVEHATEAIFVLDVDANRLIEVNMNAELLFGRSREELMHISPASLNPHYQANGDQSIEIEQALVQRALQGELMVYEWLFVNADQEEIPCEIRLNRFPSATRQLVRGSVTDITARKQAELKMQRSREMLRIQNEHLIELAASHELNSGDLDVAFEYISKTLIDLLKVTRAGIWLFDANAEWLVCKKEFDTETGTFVSGDQRRTAEYPRYFELVQSQRVLAIEDAANSDAVLEFRERSIAPKGIASTIDAPFRHGGRVAGMIWLKQMHTKRTWEPEEINLVATMADMVTLALQSWERKKAENALRDSERNNKALLDGIPDLIVRITEKGTILDFKQSDQQDLIQFFEGAIGSPIESLLPETMAGKLLSFAKKAIEIGEIQQFESEVILESGATMDYETRIVRSGPQEVLVIVRDVTERKRTEKELIKRNFELDSFVYRASHDLKAPLNSLMGLIGLVESETQEAAVLSYIKMMNKSVVKLDTFIRDLADFSRNARSELDHSPIDWAAMLNETLENLQFADHADRIQKNIEVTFEGPFYSDPVRIGIIFNNLISNAIKYQNLKRSDSKVDVTISRVGDQARIEIKDNGIGIAKEHQAKVYNLFFRASIQSYGSGMGMYIVKNAIERLKGHISMHSEEGEGTTFVVLLPDLGPSIPQEALD, translated from the coding sequence ATGGAATCCAATACCTTGCAGGATAAGTACCTTCAGTTCATCCGTGCGATGAGATTTGACCTCGGGCTCTACCGTGCCTTGGCCATCTTTGCCGCAACATCACTGCCTTTGTTTAGGGGAATGTTGCCCGCAGAAGGCAATGACCCTATTTGGGTGCGCCTTCTGCTTGGGGGAATCATCCTCACCATATTCCTTTCCACCTTTGTTTCCGGATTTGTCCGAAAGAAAATCGCCTATTTCGGTCATTTTGTCATCTATTCGGTCACAGGTTGGGCCACATGGCTCGTTTGGCTCAACGGGTTTGCCAACCCTTATTTGATCAACTTTTTTGTCGTCTTGCTTTTTGCCGGAATCAATTTCAAACGGCTGAGTGCTTGGTGGCCCTATGCCCTGACATTGCTTGGATTGGGCACCTTGGCTTGCCTCCTTCCGCACCCCAATGGCATTAACCTCTGGGGATACCTGCCGATGCTGGCCTTCAATCTGCTTGTTTCTGCGGTGGCAACGAGCTTTCGCATTACCATTCAGTCAGAACTCAACCGCCAAAAACATCTGGTTTCCTCGATTTTTGAAAGCAGTCCCGATGCCATTTTCATGGCCAATTCGGAGACGCTCGAGGTGACGGATTCCAATCAAAATGCACGCCTGATGTTTGGCTTGACAGGCCTCAACAACAAAGCTCAATTACATGTGCACCTGACGACGTGGCTGCAAACCTACCTCGCCGACCGGGACAGCACGGAGCGGCTTGGACGCGGGACTGGCACCATCCCTACCCTGGACAAACGCACCATCGTCGGCGAAATCGTGATCACGGAAGTGCGCTCTTCCCAAGGCAATCAACTTTTGGTGGCCATCAGCGACATTACCGACAAACAGGCGATCGCCAAACGCTTGCAACTTTCAGATGACATTCTGCAGAAGGTCGACCATATCGTTTTGGTCTGCGATGCAGACTCCAACGTCGTGTATGCTACACCTTCGGTGCGCACGATGCTGGGATATGATCCACGCGAAGTGCTTGGACAGGGCTGGTGGAACATCAAGAAAAAAAATGGTGCCGACCCAGCCGAGGACAAAAACTATATCCGCGATTTTGTAACAGGTCAAGTTCCGGCAAAAAAAGACCTCTACGAAAGCCGTCATATTGACGCCCATGGGAAGGAGCAGTTTATTCTCTGGAAAGACTCGCTCACAGCCAACGGCCTGATCATGGGGGTCGGCATGCTCAACACCAAAAACCATCGCGACGAGGTTGTGCGCAAAGTCGTCTTCTCGATTGCCGAGGGATCGTCAAAGGCTCAAAATCCCAGCGAATTTTACCAGTTCATCCACCATGAGATTCGCCGCATCATCGACACACCCAACTTTTACGTCGCGGTATATGACAGCGAAAACGACGAGGTGAGCTTTCCTTATTACTCTGATGCCGAGGACTCGGTCGTGGTCGCGCGTGTAAGCCGCAAGCGTAAGGCAGGAAACGGACTCACGGAGTATGGCATCAAACGCCGGAAGGCAGTCTTGTTGGTCAAGGATGACATTCTGGACCTGCAAGTGCGCGGACAGGTAAGCGTAGCGGGGTCAATCCCAGAGGTTTGGCTGGGTGTACCGCTGATCCATGATGACCAAGTTGTCGGGCTTATCACGATTCAAGACTACGAACGCTCAGATGCCTACAGTCAGGAAGACCTGACCATCGTGACCTTCATCGCCAACCAAGTGGCGCAATTTGTCGCGAAACTTCAGGCCGACGAGGCCCTGCGGATGAGCGAAGAGCGCTTCCGAAGCATCTATGACCAAGCTGCCGTCGGCATTGCGCAATTGACTCCCGAAGGGAAATTTTTGCAGGTCAACCAGAAAATGGAGGAGATTTTTGGCTACTCTGCCGAGGAGCTCAGCCTGATGGTCCCTGCCGACTTCACCCATCCCGACGATGTCGATCTCGGGCGTGAAGAACTCATTGACGTGCTTGACGGCAAACGCGACAGCTATACCAAGGAGAAGCGCTACCGGCACAAAAGCGGCGCGCCGGTCTATGCCCTGCTCAACGTCTCGGCCTACCGCGAAAACGGCGAGCCTATTTTCATCATCTCGGTTTACGAGGACATCACCGAGAAGAAACGTGCCCAAGGAGAAACCGAATTGCTGCTGCGCCTGAGCTCAGGCTTGAATACGGCAGAGTCGATGAACGATGCCGTCGCGATCACCCTGGAGGAGTTGGCAGGATTTGACGATTGGGGATATGCGACCGCCTATTGGCTGGATCAAGCGGGCAATTACCAGCTATGCTCCGAAAAAATTGCGGAGGATGAGACGCTTGCGCAATTGTCTGTTCATGAGCGCTTTGATACCGATGCACTCAAGCAAATGACCCTTTCGGGCAAGATTCTCTGGCATGATGATCCGGAATTGCAAACGTTTAAAGAGGTGACTGCCCTGGCAAAGGAGCTCGCTGTCAATACGGTTGCGTTCCTCCCGATCGTGCATCAAGGAAAGGCCATCGTTGTGATATGGCTGATGAGCCGAGAGGGCACTTTTGATCGAAGAAGTCTTGAAAAAATCGCCGGCGCCGTGCGTTCACAATTGCTTGCGGTCCATTTCCGCAAAATGGCCGAGGCAGCCCGTATCGAAAGCGAAAACCGTTATCGCGCCATTACCCAGGCAGCCTTCGAGGGTATCGCTATTTATCAAAATGGCCGCATTCTCGACGCCAATGCCGCCTTTGCCAAAATCTTTTCCTTTGAGCAAGAAGACTTGATTCAAATGGAATTGGCAGATCTGATTTATGCCGAGTCGCCTGAAGAAACCGTCACAGAAATTGATCGGGGCGACAAAAGCGGCGTTGAGTTCATGGGCCGCAAAAAAGGTGGCGAATCCATACACTTGGAGGCACTCAGCAGATCTGACACCTGGCAAGGGCAACCTGCACGCATTCTTGCCATTCGCGATATCACCTCCCAAAAACTGATGGAGGAAGCCCGCGAATCCGCACGCCTCGATGCACGGTTCAAGGCCTATATCCAAAACAGTTCCGAAATCATCAAGATTATCGAACCTGATGGCCGCATTGCCTATTGCAGCCCCTCTTACGCTAAAATCTTCGGGATTGAGGCTGAGTCCGTCGTCGGGATGAACAACCGCGAATTGGTCGCTGCCGAGGATCACGCAGCATTCGAAACCGCACTTGAAGAGGTTCTCAGAAGCCCATTACACAGCCTGCAGCTCCAGATTCGTGCACCCCACCAAGATGGCCATGACCGCATTCTGCAGGTAACACTGACCAACTTGATGGACGACCCCATGGTCAAAGGCATTCTCATCAGCGAAGGGGACATCACCCACGTGATCGAGGCCCAAAACTCCATGCGCGAAAGCGAAGCCAGGTTCAAGTTGCTGTTTGAGCGTTCTCCAGATGCCATTTTTGTCGAATCGGAACATGGGCAGATTTTGGACCTCAACGAAGCCGCTTGCCAATTGCATGAAATGACGCGGGAGGAATTGCTGGGTCAATTTGTGGCCGATCTCGCAGCACCGGGCGAAAGGGAAACTGTTCTTGCGACCTTCCCCGATCTCATGTCAGGCAAGATCAACTACCTTGAGGGACTTACATATACCAAAACAGGGAAAGTGGTCGGCATCGAGATACGTTGCAATGTCATCAACTTTCAGAACCGGCCGGCATTGTTGCTTCTTGTGCGTGACATCAGTGAACGCAAAAAGGCAGAGTCCTTGCTCAAAGAAAGCGAAGAGCGTTTCCGTGCGTTGGTGGAACATGCAACGGAAGCCATTTTCGTGCTCGATGTGGACGCCAATCGGTTGATTGAGGTCAACATGAATGCCGAATTGCTTTTTGGCAGAAGCAGAGAAGAGCTGATGCATATTTCTCCAGCCTCATTGAACCCTCATTATCAAGCAAATGGTGACCAAAGCATTGAAATCGAACAAGCCCTCGTCCAGCGTGCGTTGCAAGGGGAATTGATGGTCTACGAATGGCTTTTTGTCAATGCCGATCAAGAGGAAATTCCTTGCGAGATTCGCCTCAACCGTTTCCCTTCCGCAACGCGACAACTTGTGAGGGGTTCAGTCACCGACATTACTGCAAGAAAGCAGGCCGAGTTGAAAATGCAGCGTTCCCGTGAAATGCTGCGCATCCAAAACGAACATTTGATCGAGCTTGCTGCGAGCCATGAGCTCAATTCAGGAGATCTCGACGTTGCTTTTGAATACATCTCCAAAACCTTGATTGACCTACTGAAGGTCACACGGGCAGGAATCTGGCTCTTTGATGCCAACGCCGAGTGGCTTGTCTGCAAAAAAGAATTTGATACCGAGACCGGAACCTTTGTCAGTGGAGATCAACGTCGCACCGCCGAGTACCCTCGTTACTTCGAATTGGTACAGTCCCAACGCGTATTGGCAATTGAAGATGCAGCCAATTCGGATGCCGTATTGGAGTTTCGGGAGCGCTCTATCGCCCCAAAGGGCATCGCGAGCACGATTGATGCCCCCTTCAGGCACGGTGGCCGCGTGGCCGGGATGATTTGGCTGAAACAGATGCATACCAAGCGTACTTGGGAACCTGAGGAAATCAACCTTGTGGCCACCATGGCCGACATGGTGACCTTGGCCTTGCAATCTTGGGAGCGCAAAAAGGCGGAAAATGCACTGCGTGACTCCGAGCGCAACAACAAGGCTCTCTTGGACGGCATTCCCGACCTGATCGTGCGTATCACGGAAAAAGGCACCATCCTGGACTTTAAACAAAGTGACCAACAGGATTTGATCCAATTTTTTGAAGGCGCCATTGGAAGTCCGATTGAATCATTGCTGCCGGAAACGATGGCTGGAAAACTGCTTTCATTCGCCAAAAAGGCCATCGAAATCGGCGAAATTCAGCAATTTGAATCGGAGGTCATCCTGGAATCGGGGGCGACGATGGATTATGAAACGCGCATCGTGCGGAGTGGTCCACAGGAGGTGCTTGTGATCGTCAGGGACGTCACCGAGCGCAAACGCACAGAAAAGGAGCTGATCAAACGCAACTTTGAATTGGACAGCTTTGTCTATCGCGCCTCGCATGACCTCAAGGCGCCGCTCAATTCGCTGATGGGTCTGATCGGTTTGGTCGAAAGTGAAACACAAGAGGCGGCGGTGCTTTCCTACATCAAAATGATGAACAAAAGCGTCGTGAAGCTCGATACGTTCATCCGGGACCTTGCTGACTTTTCACGCAATGCCCGCTCGGAGCTCGACCATAGTCCGATCGATTGGGCTGCGATGCTCAATGAAACGCTGGAAAACCTGCAGTTTGCAGACCATGCCGACCGTATCCAGAAAAATATCGAGGTCACCTTTGAGGGGCCATTCTATTCGGATCCTGTGCGAATCGGCATCATCTTCAACAATTTGATTTCCAATGCCATCAAATACCAGAACCTGAAACGCTCTGACTCAAAGGTGGATGTCACGATCAGCAGAGTAGGCGATCAGGCCCGTATTGAAATCAAGGACAATGGGATTGGCATTGCAAAGGAGCACCAAGCAAAGGTTTACAACTTGTTCTTCAGGGCAAGTATCCAATCGTATGGTTCCGGAATGGGCATGTACATCGTCAAAAATGCAATTGAACGCCTCAAGGGACATATCAGCATGCATTCGGAGGAGGGTGAAGGAACAACCTTTGTAGTGTTGCTGCCCGATTTGGGGCCGTCCATTCCACAGGAAGCGTTGGACTAA